The following proteins are co-located in the Silene latifolia isolate original U9 population chromosome 1, ASM4854445v1, whole genome shotgun sequence genome:
- the LOC141649311 gene encoding uncharacterized protein LOC141649311, translating to MARMGALHMMCSMGKGAERSETKSTELMYVEISVNGKAIRAMIDTGASHNFVTPDEAKRLGMKLNRGEGSMKDVNSKALPIQGVAREVVIKMGEWTGKLDFTSIPMDDFKIVLGMDFLKRTPTFLAPHNGSLIMVGSKFKTMSCESC from the coding sequence ATGGCTCGAATGGGAGCACTCCACATGATGTGCTCAATGGGCAAGGGCGCTGAGCGCTCCGAGACCAAGTCCACGGAACTGATGTACGTGGAGATAAGCGTCAATGGGAAGGCTATTCGAGCTATGATAGATACAGGGGCCTCCCATAATTTCGTCACGCCCGACGAAGCGAAGAGACTCGGAATGAAGTTGAACCGAGGAGAAGGAAGCATGAAAGATGTCAATTCCAAGGCCTTGCCGATTCAGGGTGTGGCTAGAGAAGTGGTGATCAAGATGGGCGAATGGACGGGGAAGCTCGACTTCACCAGCATCCCGATGGATGACTTCAAGATCGTCCTCGGCATGGATTTTCTGAAGCGAACCCCGACCTTTCTGGCGCCCCACAATGGGTCTTTAATAATGGTGGGATCAAAATTCAAAACCATGTCTTGTGAAAGCTGTTGA
- the LOC141607016 gene encoding uncharacterized protein LOC141607016 isoform X1 encodes MASIANTFKIILGSKSIARRKIMEEMGYKFTILTADIDEKAIRKEKPEDLVMALAEAKADAIISKLQIADKQVNDHEPTLLLSADTAEATKSELIIGDHSTDAAPSILITGDQVVVYEGMVREKPSSEEEARQFMKDYSGKKASTVSSVLVTNLQTGFRKGEWDKVEILFDVIPEEVIDNLIKEGDVLHVAGGLIIEHPLILPLVKEVVGTTDSVMGLPKAVTKRLIEESL; translated from the exons ATGGCCTCCATTGCTAATACCTTCAAG ATAATTTTAGGATCGAAGTCGATAGCGCGCAGGAAGATAATGGAAGAGATGGGTTATAAATTCACAATATTG ACTGCGGATATTGATGAAAAAGCGATACGTAAAGAAAAACCAGAAGATTTGGTTATGGCCCTTGCTGAGGCTAAG GCTGACGCAATCATTTCTAAGCTACAAATAGCTGACAAGCAAGTGAACGATCATGAACCAACACTATTACTTTCAGCTGACACA GCAGAAGCTACGAAATCAGAGCTTATCATCGGTGATCACAGCACTGATGCTGCACCCTCAATCTTAATTACTGGCGACCAA GTAGTGGTCTATGAAGGCATGGTTAGGGAAAAACCATCCAGTGAGGAGGAAGCACGGCAGTTCATGAAAG ACTATTCTGGTAAGAAGGCGTCAACTGTCAGTTCTGTTCTAGTGACAAACCTTCAGACAGGATTCAGGAAAGGGGAATGGGACAAAGTGGAG ATTTTGTTCGATGTGATACCAGAAGAAGTTATTGATAACCTT ATCAAAGAGGGGGATGTGCTTCACGTAGCGGGTGGATTAATCATTGAGCACCCTCTCATATTACCTTTGGTTAAAGAAGTG GTAGGGACCACGGACAGCGTGATGGGCCTTCCTAAAGCCGTCACAAAGAGGTTAATAGAGGAGTCGTTGTAG
- the LOC141607016 gene encoding uncharacterized protein LOC141607016 isoform X2 yields MASIANTFKIILGSKSIARRKIMEEMGYKFTILTADIDEKAIRKEKPEDLVMALAEAKADAIISKLQIADKQVNDHEPTLLLSADTVVVYEGMVREKPSSEEEARQFMKDYSGKKASTVSSVLVTNLQTGFRKGEWDKVEILFDVIPEEVIDNLIKEGDVLHVAGGLIIEHPLILPLVKEVVGTTDSVMGLPKAVTKRLIEESL; encoded by the exons ATGGCCTCCATTGCTAATACCTTCAAG ATAATTTTAGGATCGAAGTCGATAGCGCGCAGGAAGATAATGGAAGAGATGGGTTATAAATTCACAATATTG ACTGCGGATATTGATGAAAAAGCGATACGTAAAGAAAAACCAGAAGATTTGGTTATGGCCCTTGCTGAGGCTAAG GCTGACGCAATCATTTCTAAGCTACAAATAGCTGACAAGCAAGTGAACGATCATGAACCAACACTATTACTTTCAGCTGACACA GTAGTGGTCTATGAAGGCATGGTTAGGGAAAAACCATCCAGTGAGGAGGAAGCACGGCAGTTCATGAAAG ACTATTCTGGTAAGAAGGCGTCAACTGTCAGTTCTGTTCTAGTGACAAACCTTCAGACAGGATTCAGGAAAGGGGAATGGGACAAAGTGGAG ATTTTGTTCGATGTGATACCAGAAGAAGTTATTGATAACCTT ATCAAAGAGGGGGATGTGCTTCACGTAGCGGGTGGATTAATCATTGAGCACCCTCTCATATTACCTTTGGTTAAAGAAGTG GTAGGGACCACGGACAGCGTGATGGGCCTTCCTAAAGCCGTCACAAAGAGGTTAATAGAGGAGTCGTTGTAG
- the LOC141607006 gene encoding uncharacterized protein LOC141607006 → MKYLSRVLAAITPTVEFNFHPLCRPLQLTHLCFADDLLMFCRGDRQSILVMLRSFATFSAGSGLVMNSDKSDIYFNGMDVGEIAYILNVSGFKEGAFPFKYLGIPISYKRMAIGDCTKLVEKVVERIRGWVVRKISYAGSEGYHRTPYVAWAKICQDKKVGGLGIVNCRLWNIAMLGKYTWWLASKADHLWVRWVNHIYIKGQDWFHYIPSMNTS, encoded by the exons ATGAAGTATTTGAGCAGAGTCTTGGCTGCCATTACTCCTACTGTTGAGTTCAATTTTCATCCCTTGTGTAGACCCCTGCAGTTGACCCATCTATGCTTTGCAGACGATCTCCTCATGTTCTGCAGGGGGGATAGGCAGTCCATACTTGTGATGCTGAGATCTTTTGCTACTTTTTCAGCTGGATCTGGTTTAGTTATGAACAGTGACAAGTCAGATATCTATTTTAATGGCATGGATGTTGGGGAAATTGCTTATATTCTGAATGTTTCTGGTTTTAAGGAAGGTGCATTCCCTTTTAAATATCTTGGAATTCCCATCTCTTATAAAAGAATGGCTATTGGGGACTGTACCAAATTGGTTGAAAAAGTGGTTGAGAGAATAAGAGGATGGGTGGTTAGGAAGATCAGTTATGCAG GATCAGAGGGATATCACAGAACTCCATATGTTGCTTGGGCCAAAATTTGTCAAGACAAGAAGGTTGGTGGACTGGGAATTGTTAACTGTAGGTTATGGAATATCGCTATGTTGGGTAAATACACTTGGTGGCTAGCCAGTAAAGCTGATCATCTTTGGGTACGATGGGTGAATCACATATATATCAAAGGGCAGGACTGGTTTCATTACATACCCTCTATGAACACCAGTTAG